In Methylovirgula sp., a single genomic region encodes these proteins:
- a CDS encoding glycosyltransferase codes for MSEFFIVIPTHNSADYLERCLASILLTQPGSHRVHVHVQDNSSTDDTRKIAEAWAARGVTFSSENDRGIYDAINRAAKSIRTRQIMTWLGSDDMLLPGTLATVASIFNELPNVEWLTGLPFIGRDDKGNFTPWGQQKFTRKNLSAGLHDGRRKNFIMQEGTFWRSELWLDSGGLNPEFRLAGDWDLWRRFARTAALYTVDFSLARFTQREGQASADLEGYYKEVDAANREEAVKDRKFYRLMRSPQDGSWKVKSETLRFFAKSHPHEKRFSNILNKLWPHA; via the coding sequence TTGTCAGAGTTTTTTATCGTAATCCCGACGCATAATTCGGCGGATTATCTCGAACGATGCTTGGCGAGCATCCTGCTGACACAGCCAGGCAGCCATCGCGTTCACGTCCATGTCCAAGACAATTCCTCCACGGATGACACGCGCAAGATTGCAGAGGCGTGGGCCGCGCGGGGAGTAACGTTCTCGTCAGAGAACGACCGCGGTATCTATGACGCGATAAACCGCGCCGCGAAAAGCATACGTACCCGGCAGATTATGACATGGCTTGGCTCCGACGACATGCTGCTGCCTGGAACGCTGGCAACCGTGGCGTCGATCTTTAATGAACTTCCAAATGTAGAATGGCTAACCGGGCTCCCTTTCATAGGGCGAGATGACAAAGGAAATTTCACCCCTTGGGGACAGCAGAAGTTCACTCGAAAAAATTTGAGTGCCGGCTTGCATGATGGAAGACGGAAGAACTTCATCATGCAGGAAGGGACTTTCTGGCGTAGCGAGCTTTGGTTGGACAGCGGCGGCTTAAATCCTGAGTTTCGCCTCGCAGGAGACTGGGATCTTTGGCGGCGGTTCGCACGAACGGCAGCGCTTTATACGGTCGATTTTTCGCTTGCGAGATTTACCCAACGAGAGGGGCAAGCCTCGGCCGATTTGGAGGGGTACTATAAGGAAGTGGATGCTGCCAATCGCGAAGAAGCGGTAAAGGATAGAAAATTCTATCGTCTCATGCGAAGTCCCCAAGACGGGAGTTGGAAGGTCAAATCTGAGACACTTCGATTCTTCGCTAAGTCGCACCCGCACGAAAAACGCTTTTCGAACATCTTAAATAAGTTGTGGCCTCACGCATAA
- a CDS encoding glycosyltransferase: protein MSEFFIVIPTHNSADYLERCLASILLTQPGSHRVHVHVQDNSSTDDTRKIAEAWAARGVTFSSENDRGIYDAINRAAKSIRTRQIMTWLGSDDMLLPGTLATVASIFNELPNVEWLTGLPFIGRDDKGNFTPWGQQKFTRKNLSAGLHDGRRKNFIMQEGTFWRSELWLDSGGLNPEFRLAGDWDLWRRFARTAALYTVDFSLARFTQREGQASADLEGYYKEVDAANREEAVKDRKFYRLMRSPQDGSWKVKSETLRFFAKSHPHEKRFSNILNKLWPRA, encoded by the coding sequence TTGTCAGAGTTTTTTATCGTAATCCCGACGCATAATTCGGCGGATTATCTCGAACGATGCTTGGCGAGCATCCTGCTGACACAGCCAGGCAGCCATCGCGTTCACGTCCATGTCCAAGACAATTCCTCCACGGATGACACGCGCAAGATTGCAGAGGCGTGGGCCGCGCGGGGAGTAACGTTCTCGTCAGAGAACGACCGCGGTATCTATGACGCGATAAACCGCGCCGCGAAAAGCATACGTACCCGGCAGATTATGACATGGCTTGGCTCCGACGACATGCTGCTGCCTGGAACGCTGGCAACCGTGGCGTCGATCTTTAATGAACTTCCAAATGTAGAATGGCTAACCGGGCTCCCTTTCATAGGGCGAGATGACAAAGGAAATTTCACCCCTTGGGGACAGCAGAAGTTCACTCGAAAAAATTTGAGTGCCGGCTTGCATGATGGAAGACGGAAGAACTTCATCATGCAGGAAGGGACTTTCTGGCGTAGCGAGCTTTGGTTGGACAGCGGCGGCTTAAATCCTGAGTTTCGCCTCGCAGGAGACTGGGATCTTTGGCGGCGGTTCGCACGAACGGCAGCGCTTTATACGGTCGATTTTTCGCTTGCGAGATTTACCCAACGAGAGGGGCAAGCCTCGGCCGATTTGGAGGGGTACTATAAGGAAGTGGATGCTGCCAATCGCGAAGAAGCGGTAAAGGATAGAAAATTCTATCGTCTCATGCGAAGTCCCCAAGACGGGAGTTGGAAGGTCAAATCTGAGACACTTCGATTCTTCGCTAAGTCGCACCCGCACGAAAAACGCTTTTCGAACATCTTAAATAAGTTGTGGCCTCGAGCTTAA
- the miaA gene encoding tRNA (adenosine(37)-N6)-dimethylallyltransferase MiaA produces MAENRFSAFLIAGPTASGKSHLALRLAKRWGAAVVNADSMQVYRDLRVLTSRPTAADETRAPHMLFGHVDGAVNYSVGCYVEDVGRVLLRLRAEGRLPIFVGGTGLYFKALTQGLSEIPRVPESIRAEWRARAERTSVAALHAELAARDPIMAVRLRPSDPQRILRALEVHAATGESLAFFQGAKRKPLLDISACRAIFLAPERDTLRVAIDRRFDTMLQSGALDEVASLKRRGLDPALPVMRALGVPPLLRHLKSETDLDAAADLVKRESRAYAKRQFTFARHQLPQFSWVTPDAAEVALQGSLPDT; encoded by the coding sequence ATGGCGGAAAATAGATTTTCAGCGTTTCTGATCGCAGGTCCGACGGCCAGCGGCAAGTCGCATCTCGCGTTGCGTCTCGCTAAGCGTTGGGGCGCGGCCGTCGTCAACGCCGATTCGATGCAGGTCTATCGCGACCTTCGTGTCCTCACTTCCCGGCCGACCGCAGCAGACGAGACGCGCGCGCCCCATATGCTCTTCGGCCACGTCGATGGCGCCGTGAATTATTCGGTTGGCTGCTATGTGGAAGATGTGGGAAGGGTCCTCCTGCGGTTACGCGCCGAAGGCCGGCTTCCGATCTTCGTCGGCGGCACGGGACTCTACTTCAAGGCGCTGACTCAAGGCTTATCGGAGATTCCGCGCGTGCCCGAATCGATCCGGGCCGAATGGCGGGCGCGGGCCGAGAGGACGTCCGTCGCCGCACTTCACGCCGAACTTGCGGCGCGCGATCCGATCATGGCCGTGCGGCTGCGGCCAAGCGATCCGCAGCGTATTTTGCGTGCGCTGGAGGTCCATGCTGCGACGGGGGAGAGCCTCGCGTTCTTCCAAGGCGCGAAACGCAAGCCGTTGCTCGACATCTCCGCCTGCCGCGCGATTTTTCTTGCGCCGGAGCGCGATACACTAAGGGTGGCGATCGATCGGCGCTTCGATACAATGCTTCAGTCCGGCGCTTTGGATGAAGTCGCATCGCTCAAACGCCGCGGCCTCGATCCGGCACTGCCGGTGATGCGAGCGCTGGGTGTGCCGCCGTTGCTTCGTCATCTCAAAAGCGAGACCGATCTCGACGCAGCCGCTGATCTCGTCAAGCGCGAAAGCCGCGCCTATGCGAAACGGCAATTCACCTTTGCGCGACACCAGCTTCCGCAGTTTTCGTGGGTGACGCCAGACGCGGCCGAGGTCGCTTTGCAGGGCAGCCTGCCGGATACATAA
- a CDS encoding IS110 family transposase, translating to MTNRQPIPNNTVLVAIDVAKARNEVLIEAGPQQRRRRLSVLNTRPEHDRLVETLLRYERPIVCGFEATGNYHRPLAWRLIEAGFEARLISSMALARTREALHNSWDKNDPKDAQVILHMLRIGATQHYHDPLKAGINDVQELSKTHETISKAKTEIQHRILTHYLPLYFPEVERFKGNSRSDWFFAFLEQFPTPASITALSKEAFLQAAWAVIGRKVSKERLLADIYETARTSIGLPLPPDAPAIQMFRMVLAEARGLIRQRGEIENLADSLLCENADYQRLRQVPGIGPINALTIIAEGGDLRRFGHHRQFLKFCGLDLSTLQSGSFRGQTKLSKYGNARLRRTLWIAGQVAIRQRDNSFRDKYERYVARDRDNPDLKRKALTAITAKMARVVHAVIKSGSDYRPFIEAPVPGGRTSLSSCREGATATL from the coding sequence ATGACCAATAGACAGCCTATTCCGAACAATACCGTCCTGGTAGCCATCGATGTCGCCAAAGCCCGCAATGAAGTCCTCATCGAGGCCGGGCCCCAGCAACGCCGCCGTCGGCTGAGCGTGCTGAACACGCGGCCCGAACATGACCGCCTGGTCGAGACTTTGTTACGTTACGAGCGGCCGATCGTCTGCGGTTTTGAGGCTACCGGCAATTATCATCGACCTCTGGCCTGGCGTCTGATCGAAGCCGGATTTGAAGCTCGGCTGATCTCGTCCATGGCGCTCGCGCGAACGCGCGAGGCCCTCCACAATAGCTGGGACAAGAACGATCCCAAGGATGCCCAGGTCATCCTGCATATGCTGCGGATTGGCGCGACACAGCATTATCATGATCCTTTGAAAGCGGGGATCAATGATGTGCAGGAACTTTCAAAAACACATGAGACAATCTCTAAGGCAAAAACCGAGATTCAGCATCGGATCCTGACGCATTATCTGCCGCTCTATTTTCCCGAGGTCGAACGCTTTAAAGGCAATAGTCGGAGCGATTGGTTTTTCGCTTTTCTTGAGCAGTTTCCGACGCCTGCGAGTATCACAGCCTTGAGCAAGGAGGCTTTCCTCCAGGCGGCTTGGGCGGTGATTGGGCGGAAAGTCTCTAAAGAGCGTCTGCTCGCCGATATTTACGAGACGGCACGCACCTCGATCGGGTTGCCCTTGCCGCCAGATGCTCCCGCCATTCAGATGTTCCGGATGGTGCTTGCCGAAGCTCGGGGTCTGATCCGGCAACGTGGGGAGATCGAGAATCTCGCCGATAGCCTGCTTTGCGAAAACGCGGACTATCAACGTCTTCGTCAGGTTCCGGGCATCGGTCCGATCAACGCCCTGACGATCATTGCCGAAGGGGGAGATCTCCGGCGGTTCGGTCATCACCGACAGTTTCTGAAGTTCTGCGGGCTCGATCTCTCGACTTTGCAATCTGGCAGCTTCCGCGGCCAGACCAAGCTCTCAAAGTATGGCAATGCCCGATTACGCCGAACGCTCTGGATCGCCGGCCAGGTCGCGATCCGCCAGCGTGACAATAGCTTCAGAGATAAATACGAGCGCTATGTCGCTCGAGATCGAGACAATCCAGATCTCAAGCGCAAAGCGCTCACAGCAATTACCGCCAAGATGGCGCGTGTCGTGCACGCTGTCATCAAAAGCGGTTCCGATTACCGGCCCTTCATCGAAGCGCCGGTACCAGGCGGAAGAACCTCTCTCAGCAGCTGCCGTGAGGGTGCAACCGCAACCCTGTAG
- a CDS encoding sulfotransferase domain-containing protein — protein MIVWLASYPRSGNTLLRTLLLRCFELNTYSLYDDSGDIGACPELRSAVGHVNHGLDQKKFYKQAKRSNEIFFVKTHDAPRDNAKAIYVVRDGRSAIISYYHYMRNFASSATVSARGIVVGECLFGSWGEHLKQWTPMERHDTLLLKYDDLLSNPYKVVENVSSFIGRPIVRVSFPSFADLKSTNANFFRCGNDIENIEQLQGDDLDLFWRMHGDLMLKYGFPHSVPTSS, from the coding sequence ATGATTGTATGGCTCGCCTCGTATCCTCGTTCCGGGAATACGCTCTTGCGCACACTCTTATTGAGATGCTTCGAACTCAATACATACTCATTATATGACGACAGCGGCGACATCGGTGCGTGCCCGGAATTGCGATCTGCTGTTGGGCACGTTAACCACGGATTGGATCAGAAGAAGTTCTACAAACAAGCGAAGCGATCGAACGAAATATTCTTTGTCAAAACGCACGACGCGCCCCGCGATAATGCCAAGGCGATTTACGTCGTTCGTGATGGGCGGTCCGCCATTATCTCTTACTATCACTATATGAGAAATTTTGCTTCGAGCGCGACGGTTTCTGCGAGAGGCATTGTCGTGGGCGAATGTTTGTTTGGCTCGTGGGGCGAACACCTTAAGCAATGGACACCAATGGAGCGTCACGACACATTGCTGTTGAAGTACGACGACTTGCTCAGCAATCCCTATAAAGTCGTTGAAAATGTCTCTTCTTTTATTGGCCGCCCGATCGTCAGAGTCAGTTTTCCGTCGTTCGCTGATCTAAAGTCGACGAACGCAAATTTTTTCCGATGCGGCAATGACATTGAAAATATAGAACAGCTCCAAGGTGACGATTTGGATCTGTTCTGGCGCATGCACGGAGACTTGATGTTAAAATACGGCTTCCCGCACTCCGTGCCGACATCGAGTTAA